From the Bos indicus x Bos taurus breed Angus x Brahman F1 hybrid unplaced genomic scaffold, Bos_hybrid_MaternalHap_v2.0 tig00000169_arrow_arrow_obj, whole genome shotgun sequence genome, one window contains:
- the LOC113888609 gene encoding interferon omega-1-like: MPSENLPQGSTRHHLHQANSSLIFPMAFRLSLLMALVLVSYGPGGSLGCDLSKNHVLVGRQNRRLLDQMRRLSPRFCLQDRKDFAFPQEMVEGGQLHEAQAISVLHEMLQQSFNLFHTERSSAAWDTTLLEQLRTGLHQQLDDLDACLGQVMGEEDSALGRMGPTLAMKRYFQGIHVYLKENQYSDCAWEIVRVEIMRSFSSSTNLQERLRMMDGDLSSP, encoded by the coding sequence ATGCCATCAGAGAACCTACCTCAAGGTTCCACCAGACACCATCTCCATCAAGCCAACAGCAGCCTCATCTTCCCCATGGCCTTCAGGCTCTCTCTACTGATGGCCCTGGTGCTGGTCAGCTACGGCCCGGGAGGATCCCTGGGCTGTGACTTGTCTAAGAACCACGTGCTGGTTGGCAGGCAGAACCGCAGGCTCCTGGACCAAATGAGGAGACTCTCCCCTCGCTTCTGTCTGCAGGACAGAAAAGACTTCGCTTtcccccaggagatggtggagggtgGCCAGCTCCATGAGGCCCAGGCCATCTCTGTTCTCCACGAGATGCTCCAGCAGAGCTTCAACCTCTTCCACACGGAGCGCTCCTCTGCTGCCTGGGACACCACCCTCCTGGAGCAGCTCCGCACTGGACTCCATCAGCAGCTCGATGACCTGGACGCCTGCCTGGGGCAAGTGATGGGAGAGGAAGACTCTGCCCTGGGAAGGATGGGCCCCACACTGGCCATGAAGAGGTATTTCCAAGGCATCCATGTCTACCTGAAAGAGAACCAATACAGCGATTGTGCCTGGGAAATCGTCAGAGTGGAAATCATGAGATCCTTCTCTTCATCAACCAACTTGCAAGAAAGGTTAAGAATGATGGATGGAGACCTGAGCTCACCTTGA